The following coding sequences lie in one Vibrio spartinae genomic window:
- a CDS encoding baseplate J/gp47 family protein: MSNRPQADFLTILAESGVPLNEQALEDQLKTEVSAAGSLLANDSEMSPFWRWVRAAVIKPALWMTRTLLVTHVMPNMFVATAERWALELKAWELNVEPKQAVKTQGNLKMTKENANDEVLVERGVFIQTLAIEGVVYRVKVTEDTVIPAGQTSGQVPVEAEQAGVAYNLPAGYLNILPTEVAGIVAVVNDAGWITRLGANEETDEELALRLQNAFTGSGEWHINDVYRSIIASVAGIRSDNIFFRNTGDITPGTAEALILVEVGETPQSIIDTLNDYIMNQGHHGHGDVLTCKPIPETRHDVIADVVLAKNLTVAQMTETLQEVKDRIRAAFRETKAYDEMTRAAPQSRFSISRMATEIHNNMANVKSVRITLDGEIQEDIVSGYTQPRLNALTVGELADE; this comes from the coding sequence ATGAGTAACAGACCCCAAGCCGATTTTTTAACCATTCTGGCGGAATCCGGCGTTCCGCTGAACGAGCAGGCATTAGAAGACCAATTGAAAACCGAAGTGTCTGCGGCTGGCAGTTTACTGGCGAATGACTCTGAAATGTCACCGTTCTGGCGCTGGGTCCGGGCGGCGGTCATCAAACCCGCATTATGGATGACCAGAACGCTTTTAGTGACACATGTCATGCCAAATATGTTCGTGGCAACCGCAGAACGCTGGGCACTGGAACTGAAAGCGTGGGAACTGAATGTGGAACCGAAGCAAGCTGTGAAAACGCAGGGTAATCTGAAGATGACCAAAGAAAATGCCAATGATGAAGTGCTTGTCGAACGGGGTGTTTTTATACAGACACTTGCAATTGAAGGCGTTGTTTATCGGGTTAAGGTTACTGAAGATACGGTGATTCCTGCCGGACAGACAAGCGGACAGGTTCCCGTTGAAGCAGAGCAAGCTGGTGTCGCTTATAACCTGCCTGCCGGTTATCTCAATATTTTACCGACAGAGGTTGCGGGCATTGTTGCTGTGGTGAATGACGCAGGATGGATTACCCGGTTGGGCGCGAATGAAGAGACTGATGAAGAGCTCGCATTGCGACTTCAAAACGCCTTCACCGGTTCCGGTGAGTGGCATATTAATGATGTTTACCGTTCGATTATTGCCAGTGTTGCGGGCATCCGCAGTGATAATATTTTCTTCCGCAATACTGGCGATATCACACCGGGGACGGCAGAAGCGCTGATTTTGGTTGAAGTGGGTGAAACCCCGCAGTCGATCATTGACACACTAAATGATTACATCATGAATCAGGGCCATCACGGTCATGGTGATGTGCTGACCTGCAAACCGATTCCCGAAACACGTCACGATGTGATTGCAGATGTGGTACTGGCAAAGAATCTGACTGTCGCACAGATGACAGAAACACTTCAGGAAGTGAAAGATCGGATTCGCGCTGCATTTCGTGAAACCAAAGCATATGACGAAATGACCCGCGCAGCGCCACAGAGCCGGTTTAGTATCTCCCGTATGGCGACAGAGATTCACAATAACATGGCCAATGTGAAGTCAGTCCGTATCACGCTTGATGGCGAGATTCAGGAAGACATTGTCAGTGGTTATACGCAGCCGCGTTTAAACGCTTTAACGGTTGGGGAGTTGGCAGATGAATAG
- a CDS encoding phage tail protein — MNSNNAPQMEEIVIPWWEDGETTSEALKEPYFLTRGVKAFLNKIRSGLLFPLQQIDALTCHESLLNLLAWDRDIQRFAGEPLSLFRSRVKYAAINAKDAGSVAGFKRIFARLGVGIVDFKERQDPTEWDVCLIQLTDSDISMNTRLVQTLIRQYGRTCRRYRFQIVYPSTVTLAANGFHQTFALYSASL, encoded by the coding sequence ATGAATAGTAACAATGCGCCTCAAATGGAAGAGATTGTGATTCCGTGGTGGGAAGATGGTGAAACGACCTCGGAAGCGCTGAAAGAACCTTATTTTCTGACCCGGGGGGTGAAAGCTTTCCTCAACAAAATTCGCTCGGGCTTGCTGTTTCCGTTGCAACAGATCGATGCACTGACCTGTCATGAGTCCTTGTTGAACCTATTGGCTTGGGATCGCGATATTCAACGTTTTGCCGGAGAGCCGTTGAGTTTGTTCCGGTCACGGGTGAAATATGCCGCGATTAATGCCAAAGATGCCGGCAGTGTTGCTGGGTTTAAACGCATTTTTGCCCGGTTAGGCGTTGGGATTGTCGATTTTAAAGAGCGGCAAGACCCGACCGAGTGGGATGTCTGTCTCATCCAGTTAACTGACAGCGATATCTCGATGAATACCCGCTTGGTTCAGACCTTAATTCGCCAGTACGGCCGCACTTGTCGCCGTTACCGTTTTCAAATTGTCTATCCGTCAACGGTAACACTGGCAGCCAACGGATTTCATCAAACGTTTGCACTGTATAGTGCATCACTGTAA
- a CDS encoding tail fiber protein, producing MMSQVAIPLAFENYLQDRVVNGLAPDMNEMIFAYLPDLDSEQVIDRHLGLPAPSYWVYRQDITQKAKLNDDSVAYSVVIPSEVEAFTFNAIYLHDKQTANSCGLVVHKSAETKEPGMSSVRTCVQQYSGAARAAKITVTPESWQIDYQARLYGMDDDLRLACLDLFGKASFFADGFLVQAVDGQYVCAAGTGYVAGLRCVNDHQVNIIDVQVGAGIYLDASWQGQVVSRWTTDWQLVASTTPLTDYVEDGIQHYVTPIARVETDGRVTDLRHLGLDENKLPDATSLAKGAVILATDHQANTGQGTGVLSAQQLKQALGQFGSFGTAIDLGVIANNAAFDSVPTGLIHFASSLISGTQIEYQGMKVRHPSGDYSVIAGGYHAGNNALVMYHSSGKKWTDVLMADHANSMCPVGVPQPWPTDTAPAGWAIMKGQAFDTKVYPVLAALYTDGILPDMRGLAIVGKKDEESVLSYEADQVKRHGHTGTMANAGAHYHYRGNMNIYGMLSGVQSGVSTVIGANGAFSASKTTNNGNSAAGGSGQYNIYFDAKHNWVGGTSISGEHTHPINIEAYGAEENTIKNRKYNWIVRLG from the coding sequence ATGATGAGTCAAGTAGCAATTCCTTTGGCCTTTGAAAACTATCTGCAAGATCGAGTGGTCAACGGTCTGGCCCCGGATATGAATGAGATGATCTTTGCTTATCTGCCGGATTTGGACTCGGAGCAAGTGATTGATCGCCATTTAGGACTACCGGCGCCGAGTTATTGGGTGTATCGGCAGGATATCACCCAGAAAGCGAAACTGAACGATGATTCCGTGGCTTATTCAGTCGTGATACCCAGTGAGGTTGAAGCGTTTACTTTTAATGCGATCTACCTGCATGACAAACAGACTGCGAATTCTTGTGGTCTGGTGGTGCACAAAAGCGCGGAAACCAAAGAACCGGGGATGTCGAGTGTCCGCACTTGCGTGCAGCAATATTCCGGAGCTGCAAGGGCAGCCAAGATTACCGTAACACCAGAAAGCTGGCAGATCGATTATCAGGCCCGTTTATATGGGATGGATGACGACTTACGTTTGGCATGTTTGGACCTGTTTGGGAAGGCGTCATTCTTTGCCGATGGTTTTTTGGTTCAGGCGGTTGATGGTCAGTATGTCTGTGCAGCCGGAACCGGTTATGTTGCCGGTCTGCGTTGTGTCAATGACCATCAGGTTAACATCATCGATGTTCAGGTCGGTGCCGGCATTTATTTGGATGCCAGTTGGCAGGGACAAGTGGTGAGTCGCTGGACGACGGACTGGCAATTAGTCGCGAGTACCACCCCATTAACCGATTATGTTGAAGACGGTATTCAGCACTATGTTACGCCAATTGCCCGGGTTGAAACGGATGGTCGCGTGACGGATTTGCGGCATTTAGGGCTGGATGAGAACAAGCTTCCGGATGCGACGAGTCTTGCAAAAGGTGCCGTCATTTTAGCAACTGATCATCAAGCGAATACGGGGCAGGGAACTGGTGTTCTATCTGCGCAGCAATTGAAACAAGCACTGGGCCAGTTTGGCAGTTTTGGTACCGCCATTGATTTAGGCGTTATTGCAAACAATGCGGCGTTCGATTCTGTCCCGACCGGGTTGATTCATTTTGCCTCCAGTCTGATCTCCGGCACGCAAATCGAGTATCAGGGGATGAAAGTTCGGCATCCCAGTGGTGATTACTCAGTGATTGCCGGCGGATATCACGCAGGTAACAATGCCTTGGTTATGTATCACTCGTCTGGCAAGAAATGGACAGATGTGCTGATGGCGGATCATGCGAACAGCATGTGTCCGGTCGGAGTCCCCCAACCATGGCCGACAGATACCGCGCCCGCGGGATGGGCGATCATGAAAGGACAGGCGTTTGATACAAAAGTTTATCCGGTACTGGCTGCTTTATACACCGATGGGATTTTGCCGGATATGCGCGGGCTGGCGATTGTCGGTAAGAAAGATGAGGAGTCAGTGCTTTCTTATGAAGCCGATCAGGTTAAACGGCACGGACATACAGGTACGATGGCTAACGCGGGTGCACACTATCACTATCGCGGTAATATGAATATTTACGGTATGCTTAGTGGGGTTCAGTCTGGTGTCAGTACGGTAATTGGAGCCAATGGTGCTTTTTCTGCTAGCAAAACGACGAATAATGGTAACTCGGCTGCGGGGGGATCCGGACAATATAATATTTATTTTGATGCCAAGCATAACTGGGTTGGTGGTACTTCAATCTCTGGTGAACATACGCACCCGATCAATATTGAAGCTTATGGTGCAGAAGAAAACACGATTAAAAACCGTAAGTATAACTGGATTGTGAGGTTAGGATAA
- a CDS encoding phage tail-collar fiber domain-containing protein, whose protein sequence is MSQVVIPLEFESYLQDRLINGQAPDMNEMIFAYLPDLDPEQEIDRHLGLPDPSYWVHRQDITQKAKLNDDAVIYSVVIAGEIEVFTFNAIYLHDKHTEHSCGLAVHKTAETKEPEMSSIRSCVQQYSGAATAANIHVTPESWQIDYQARLYGIDDDLHLACSDLFGAASFLADGFLVKFVGGKYVCAAGTGYVAGLRCVNHGQTDIADVAPASGIYLDVSWQGEVVSRWRSNWKLTASTTALTDYVANGVQHYVTQIARIESDGRVTDRRHLGLDEHNLPDATSQSKGAVVLASDAQVNAGQGRGVVSPQQLKQAFDQFGTFGSAVDLGVVTDDAQLDAAPTGLLHFSASSQQESQGIKIQHPEGYYSVIAGSDNHNNPSVFLYHSVSGSWRRMTTDNDIQRSFVGMIADFQIAAPRPGWLNANGGEVSRTTDAILWQYAQDAELIIEQTNKDADPMKYAAYFGDGDGSTTFTLPNFHLGHFRRGAKSGVAHGATQGDAIRNIYGSIDGIPHKDGFATSGAISVAVSNISPSNLTDGGARVYLHTFDASRVVPTADENRPYTANISVKIFRGWL, encoded by the coding sequence ATGAGTCAAGTTGTTATTCCTCTGGAATTTGAAAGCTATTTACAAGATCGGCTGATCAACGGGCAGGCCCCGGATATGAATGAGATGATCTTTGCTTATCTGCCGGATTTGGATCCGGAGCAAGAGATTGATCGTCATCTGGGGCTGCCGGATCCGTCTTATTGGGTACATCGACAAGATATTACCCAAAAGGCAAAGTTGAATGATGATGCTGTCATTTACTCGGTAGTGATCGCCGGTGAGATTGAAGTGTTTACCTTTAATGCCATTTATTTGCATGACAAGCATACTGAGCATTCTTGTGGTTTGGCGGTACACAAAACTGCGGAAACCAAAGAGCCGGAGATGTCGAGTATCCGTTCTTGCGTGCAGCAATATTCCGGTGCCGCCACTGCGGCGAACATTCATGTGACGCCGGAAAGCTGGCAGATCGATTACCAGGCGCGCTTGTATGGGATTGATGACGATTTACATTTGGCATGTTCTGACCTGTTTGGCGCAGCTTCGTTTTTGGCGGATGGTTTTCTGGTCAAATTTGTGGGGGGCAAATATGTCTGTGCTGCCGGGACGGGCTATGTTGCGGGGCTGCGTTGTGTTAATCACGGGCAGACCGACATTGCCGATGTAGCGCCCGCGTCCGGAATTTACCTCGATGTGAGTTGGCAAGGAGAAGTGGTAAGCCGTTGGCGCAGCAACTGGAAACTCACGGCCAGTACCACGGCTCTGACCGACTATGTTGCTAATGGCGTTCAGCATTATGTGACGCAAATTGCCCGGATTGAGTCAGACGGTCGTGTGACGGATCGCCGTCATTTGGGGCTTGATGAGCACAATCTTCCTGATGCAACGAGCCAATCCAAAGGGGCGGTTGTGCTGGCGAGTGATGCACAAGTCAATGCCGGACAAGGGCGTGGTGTGGTGTCTCCGCAGCAGTTGAAGCAGGCATTCGATCAGTTTGGTACATTTGGTTCAGCGGTGGATTTAGGCGTTGTCACAGATGATGCACAATTAGATGCCGCGCCGACCGGGCTACTCCATTTTTCAGCGAGCTCTCAACAAGAGAGTCAGGGCATCAAAATCCAACATCCGGAGGGGTATTATTCTGTGATTGCCGGATCTGACAATCACAATAACCCCAGTGTGTTTTTATATCATTCTGTATCAGGCTCATGGCGGAGAATGACAACCGACAATGATATCCAGCGGAGTTTTGTCGGCATGATTGCTGATTTTCAAATCGCAGCACCTCGCCCCGGTTGGTTGAATGCCAACGGAGGCGAAGTTTCCCGCACCACCGACGCAATTTTGTGGCAATACGCTCAGGATGCCGAGCTGATCATTGAACAGACGAACAAAGATGCTGACCCGATGAAGTATGCCGCCTATTTTGGTGATGGCGATGGTTCAACAACGTTTACCTTGCCGAATTTCCATCTGGGACATTTCCGGCGTGGTGCGAAATCGGGTGTGGCACATGGTGCAACACAAGGCGATGCAATTCGGAATATTTATGGAAGCATTGATGGTATTCCACATAAAGACGGTTTTGCTACATCTGGTGCAATTAGTGTGGCGGTATCTAACATTTCACCATCAAATTTAACCGATGGTGGAGCCAGAGTTTATTTGCACACATTCGATGCCTCTCGAGTTGTACCAACTGCTGATGAAAACCGCCCGTATACGGCAAATATTTCGGTGAAAATTTTCAGAGGATGGCTATAA
- a CDS encoding phage tail-collar fiber domain-containing protein, with translation MSQVVIPLEFERYLQDRIINGQAPDMNEMIFAYLPDLDPEQAIDRHLGLPDPSYWVYQQDITQQAKLNDDSVIYSVVIPGTVKAFTFNAIYLHDKQTANSCGLVVHKLTETKEPEMSSVRSCVQQYSGAATVANIDVTPESWQIDYQARLYGMDNDLHLACWDLFGDASFFGSGFQVKVSGSDYLCSPGVGYVGGLRCVNDTQTILPNVQVGDGIYLDASWQGNVLSRWTTQWQLVVSATPLTDYMDHDTQHYVTQIASVKANGSVTDLRHLGIDERKLPNAATTRKGVVSLATDGNVKAGKGTGVISPRQLKQALDQFGGFGQSADLGMITDNAVLDAAPTGFLHFASHLMTGTLAECQGMKIHHPDGYYSIIAGSGSQQEPALFFYHSVQNEWTSVLTNLNAQFAPYQSDRIYRTGDVCTTYDSGTGERKFWQMYAGPNMTCVGKDPEDLLNRHDGWSDPSAPFWWIPYGGKVGQPFFWLDTTPPEEAVMEINADLPISVYWRLARAYPHLVTGDTINTGEIRGEFLRVLDQGRGVDSERSINSWQNSSAFVGDGDGYNILVPNLRSAKHKKVLGFEFDKATDSISANFAALDNNDRNSKVITSGAKSLETANITSDFARLRVRNIARPMAIYI, from the coding sequence ATGAGTCAGGTTGTGATTCCTTTGGAATTTGAGCGTTACCTGCAAGATCGGATTATCAACGGGCAAGCCCCGGATATGAATGAAATGATCTTTGCTTATCTACCCGATTTGGACCCGGAACAGGCCATTGATCGTCATCTGGGATTGCCGGACCCGTCTTATTGGGTCTACCAACAGGATATTACGCAGCAGGCGAAACTGAATGATGATTCTGTTATTTATTCGGTCGTCATTCCCGGTACGGTCAAGGCATTTACATTTAATGCCATTTATCTGCATGACAAACAGACCGCCAATTCATGCGGTTTGGTTGTGCACAAACTGACAGAGACCAAAGAGCCGGAGATGTCGAGTGTTCGGTCCTGCGTGCAGCAATATTCAGGGGCTGCCACTGTCGCAAATATTGATGTGACACCGGAGAGTTGGCAGATCGATTATCAGGCCCGTTTGTATGGTATGGATAACGACTTACACTTGGCATGTTGGGATCTGTTTGGCGATGCGTCATTTTTTGGCAGTGGATTTCAGGTCAAAGTGTCGGGCAGTGATTATTTGTGCTCTCCCGGTGTCGGTTATGTGGGCGGATTGCGTTGTGTCAATGACACGCAAACAATCCTTCCGAATGTGCAAGTCGGTGACGGGATATATTTGGATGCAAGTTGGCAAGGGAATGTGCTGAGTCGTTGGACAACGCAGTGGCAATTGGTTGTGAGTGCCACTCCATTAACCGACTATATGGACCACGACACACAACATTATGTGACTCAGATTGCCTCCGTGAAAGCGAATGGGAGTGTGACTGATCTCAGACATTTAGGCATTGATGAGCGCAAGCTGCCAAACGCGGCCACAACCAGAAAAGGGGTCGTGAGTCTCGCGACTGACGGGAATGTGAAAGCCGGGAAAGGGACTGGCGTGATCTCTCCGCGGCAGTTGAAGCAGGCATTGGATCAGTTCGGGGGATTTGGTCAGTCTGCCGATTTGGGGATGATTACGGATAATGCAGTATTAGATGCAGCACCGACGGGATTTCTTCACTTTGCCTCTCATCTGATGACGGGAACACTAGCAGAATGTCAGGGGATGAAAATTCATCACCCGGATGGTTATTACTCGATTATTGCGGGGTCAGGCAGTCAGCAGGAACCAGCGCTCTTTTTCTATCATTCGGTACAGAATGAATGGACGTCTGTCCTGACAAATCTCAACGCTCAATTCGCCCCATATCAATCAGATCGAATCTATCGAACTGGTGATGTATGCACGACCTATGATTCTGGTACCGGTGAGCGAAAATTCTGGCAAATGTACGCAGGCCCGAATATGACTTGTGTCGGGAAAGACCCGGAAGATCTATTAAATCGACATGATGGGTGGTCAGATCCGTCAGCGCCATTTTGGTGGATCCCATATGGTGGAAAAGTAGGGCAACCCTTTTTCTGGCTTGATACGACCCCTCCAGAAGAAGCGGTTATGGAAATTAATGCTGACTTACCTATTTCAGTTTACTGGCGCTTAGCCAGAGCATATCCACATCTGGTGACCGGAGATACGATCAACACAGGTGAAATCCGCGGTGAGTTTTTGCGTGTGCTTGATCAAGGGAGGGGCGTTGATTCTGAGCGCAGTATTAACTCATGGCAGAATTCATCAGCATTTGTGGGAGATGGTGATGGTTATAATATTCTGGTCCCTAATTTAAGGTCGGCAAAACACAAAAAAGTTTTAGGTTTTGAATTTGATAAGGCAACTGATTCAATATCAGCAAATTTCGCTGCGCTTGATAATAATGATCGAAATTCAAAAGTGATCACTTCTGGGGCAAAAAGTCTTGAGACAGCGAATATAACATCAGATTTTGCTCGGTTGAGGGTTCGTAATATCGCTCGTCCAATGGCCATTTATATATAG
- a CDS encoding baseplate complex protein, whose product MFALNNQTFGLKNLTVSFERELKSKDMSAQSSGTQEAEQGDKAATLNVSGLIAFHHIRKLEELQTMSSAKDDKGNRMVYTIVEEMANAFKIKNVRFSGRFSATQQENMMAWKVSFQLKESNSVAEQKETRQKEKTKAKPTQNPRLQQSLQQNQRQTEQTKAKPIQSSRFQQSLKQNKEATR is encoded by the coding sequence ATGTTCGCCTTAAATAATCAGACATTTGGATTAAAGAATCTTACCGTCAGCTTTGAACGGGAATTAAAAAGCAAAGATATGAGTGCTCAGTCGTCTGGCACGCAAGAAGCGGAACAGGGTGATAAAGCCGCAACACTCAATGTCTCCGGTCTGATTGCTTTTCATCACATTCGCAAGCTGGAAGAATTGCAAACCATGAGCTCGGCAAAGGACGATAAGGGTAATCGCATGGTCTATACGATTGTCGAAGAGATGGCGAATGCGTTTAAAATCAAGAATGTCAGATTCTCCGGCCGTTTTTCTGCAACCCAACAGGAAAATATGATGGCCTGGAAGGTCTCTTTTCAGCTGAAAGAATCGAATAGTGTCGCAGAGCAAAAAGAGACACGGCAAAAAGAAAAAACCAAAGCCAAGCCGACTCAGAATCCTCGTCTTCAGCAGTCATTGCAACAAAATCAGCGGCAAACAGAACAGACCAAAGCCAAACCGATTCAGAGTTCTCGGTTTCAACAGTCATTGAAACAGAATAAGGAGGCGACCCGATGA
- a CDS encoding helix-turn-helix domain-containing protein, with translation MHPTVIFIRKILKNKGLSYAQLATLSGIDESKIKRVLSGRQSMTLEMRDQIMLVLGVAEMTQADHLNNAEYLTLWHQMPPNLKQVVLSLMTTIRFETQHS, from the coding sequence TTGCATCCCACTGTTATCTTCATTCGGAAAATATTAAAAAATAAAGGGCTCTCTTATGCGCAACTGGCAACTCTTTCCGGAATCGACGAATCCAAAATTAAACGTGTTCTATCCGGACGCCAGTCCATGACGCTAGAGATGCGAGATCAAATTATGCTGGTACTCGGCGTTGCTGAGATGACGCAAGCGGATCATCTCAACAACGCTGAATACCTGACCCTCTGGCATCAAATGCCGCCCAATCTCAAACAAGTGGTGTTATCACTGATGACTACGATCCGGTTTGAAACGCAGCATTCATAA
- the thrS gene encoding threonine--tRNA ligase — protein sequence MPIITLPDGSQRQFENPISVSDVALSIGAGLAKATIAGRVNGVRVDACDLIENDASLEIITAKDDVDGLEIVRHSCAHLLGHALKQLYPDAKMAIGPTIDSGFYYDIDVEQSLSQEDLEKIEARMKALAKTKYQVVKKNVSWQEARDAFESRGEPYKIEILDENVARDDRPGLYHHEEYIDMCRGPHVPHMGFCQHFKLLNVAGAYWRGNSDNKMLQRIYGTAFHDKKALSAHLTRLEEAAKRDHRKIGKQLDLFHMQQEAPGMVFWHHNGWSVFRDLEVFVREKLTEYDYQEVKGPLMMDRVLWERSGHWDKYAEAMFTTNSENREYAIKPMNCPGHVQIFNQGLKSYRDLPLRMAEFGSCHRNEPSGSLHGIMRVRGFTQDDAHIFCTEEQIQQEVTSCIKMVYDVYQTFGFDNIAVKLSTRPEQRVGSDEIWDRSEEALMLSLKSMNIDYEIQEGEGAFYGPKIEFTLHDCLDRAWQCGTVQLDFNLPNRLGATYVGENNERLVPVMIHRAILGSLERFIGILIEEYAGFFPTWLAPEQAVVLNITDKQSDYVQNAVRKLQKCGIRAKADLRNEKIGFKIREHTLKRVPYMLVCGDQEVEAGEIAVRTRRGKDLGKFKLDDFIELVRTEVLSRKLNLEE from the coding sequence ATGCCTATTATTACTCTTCCTGACGGTAGTCAACGTCAATTCGAAAACCCAATTTCTGTTTCAGACGTTGCCTTGTCTATCGGTGCAGGTCTTGCGAAAGCAACCATTGCCGGACGTGTTAACGGTGTTCGTGTTGATGCCTGTGATCTCATTGAAAACGATGCCAGCTTAGAAATCATCACCGCAAAAGATGACGTTGATGGTTTGGAAATCGTTCGCCACTCATGTGCCCACTTATTGGGACATGCGCTCAAACAACTGTATCCTGATGCCAAGATGGCGATTGGTCCAACGATCGACAGTGGCTTTTATTACGATATCGATGTAGAACAATCATTGTCGCAAGAAGATTTAGAAAAAATCGAAGCGCGAATGAAAGCGCTGGCGAAAACCAAATATCAGGTGGTCAAAAAGAATGTCAGTTGGCAGGAAGCCCGTGATGCGTTTGAATCTCGTGGGGAACCATACAAGATAGAAATTCTGGACGAAAATGTGGCGCGTGATGATCGTCCCGGCCTTTATCATCATGAAGAATATATTGATATGTGCCGCGGCCCTCATGTTCCTCATATGGGGTTTTGTCAGCATTTTAAACTACTGAATGTGGCTGGTGCTTACTGGCGTGGTAACAGCGACAATAAAATGTTGCAGCGTATTTACGGCACGGCCTTTCATGATAAGAAAGCCTTGAGTGCACATTTGACTCGTCTGGAAGAAGCAGCTAAACGCGATCACCGTAAAATCGGTAAACAACTCGATTTATTCCATATGCAGCAGGAAGCGCCGGGAATGGTGTTTTGGCATCATAACGGTTGGTCCGTCTTCCGCGACTTAGAAGTTTTTGTGCGTGAAAAACTGACGGAATATGATTATCAGGAAGTGAAAGGTCCACTGATGATGGATCGCGTCCTGTGGGAACGTTCAGGGCATTGGGATAAATATGCCGAAGCGATGTTCACAACGAATTCTGAGAATCGTGAGTACGCGATTAAGCCAATGAACTGTCCCGGCCATGTACAGATTTTTAATCAAGGTCTGAAATCCTACCGTGATTTACCGTTGCGGATGGCTGAGTTTGGTTCATGCCATCGGAACGAGCCGTCGGGGTCTCTGCATGGCATTATGCGTGTTCGTGGTTTTACTCAGGATGATGCGCATATTTTCTGTACTGAAGAACAGATTCAGCAAGAAGTCACTTCTTGTATTAAAATGGTCTATGATGTTTACCAGACATTTGGTTTCGACAACATCGCGGTGAAGCTTTCTACTCGCCCTGAACAACGGGTTGGTAGTGATGAAATTTGGGATCGTTCTGAAGAAGCATTAATGCTTTCGCTGAAATCAATGAATATTGATTATGAAATTCAGGAAGGCGAAGGGGCATTCTATGGGCCGAAAATTGAATTTACATTGCATGATTGCCTTGACCGGGCATGGCAGTGTGGTACAGTGCAGCTCGATTTTAATCTGCCGAACCGTTTAGGCGCGACTTATGTCGGTGAAAACAATGAGCGTCTGGTGCCTGTGATGATTCACCGGGCAATTTTAGGCTCACTGGAACGGTTCATCGGTATTTTGATTGAAGAATATGCAGGATTTTTCCCGACTTGGCTTGCACCAGAGCAGGCGGTCGTATTAAATATTACTGATAAACAATCTGATTATGTTCAGAATGCGGTACGAAAACTACAAAAATGTGGAATTCGAGCAAAAGCAGACTTGAGAAATGAAAAGATAGGCTTTAAAATCCGCGAACATACTTTGAAACGTGTACCGTATATGCTGGTTTGTGGTGACCAGGAAGTAGAAGCTGGCGAAATCGCAGTACGGACACGAAGAGGCAAAGACTTAGGTAAATTTAAGCTGGATGATTTCATTGAGTTGGTCCGGACCGAAGTCTTAAGCCGTAAGCTCAATCTGGAGGAATAA
- the infC gene encoding translation initiation factor IF-3 has product MPAKQNQHRINGEIRGVREVRLSGAEGEESRIVLIQEALDTAVEAGMDLVEISPNAEPPVCRVMDYGKFLFEKSKAAKEQKKKQKQIQIKEVKFRPGTDIGDYQVKLRNLLRFLEEGNKVKVTIRFRGREMAHQDIGVDVLNRLKEDTVDIAVVESFPSRIEARQMIMVLAPKKK; this is encoded by the coding sequence GTGCCGGCCAAACAAAACCAACATCGTATCAACGGAGAAATTCGGGGTGTACGTGAAGTCCGTTTATCGGGAGCAGAGGGTGAAGAATCGCGGATTGTTTTAATTCAAGAAGCGCTTGATACGGCTGTAGAAGCCGGTATGGACCTTGTTGAAATCAGTCCCAATGCAGAGCCGCCTGTCTGTCGTGTGATGGATTATGGTAAATTCCTCTTCGAGAAGAGCAAAGCTGCAAAAGAGCAGAAGAAAAAGCAAAAGCAGATCCAGATTAAAGAAGTAAAATTCCGACCTGGAACTGATATTGGAGACTATCAGGTAAAACTACGCAACCTGTTACGTTTCCTTGAAGAAGGCAACAAAGTGAAGGTAACAATTCGCTTCCGTGGCCGAGAAATGGCACACCAAGATATCGGTGTCGATGTTTTGAATCGTCTGAAAGAAGATACAGTAGATATTGCTGTTGTAGAATCTTTCCCTAGTCGGATCGAAGCCCGTCAAATGATTATGGTGTTAGCCCCTAAGAAGAAGTAA
- the rpmI gene encoding 50S ribosomal protein L35, which yields MPKMKSNRGAAKRFKKTAGGIKYKHATKRHILTKRTTKNKRQLRPNSVLPKCEVAAVARMLPYA from the coding sequence ATGCCTAAGATGAAAAGCAATAGAGGTGCTGCTAAGCGTTTTAAGAAAACTGCTGGTGGTATTAAGTACAAGCACGCGACTAAACGTCACATCCTGACTAAGCGTACAACTAAGAACAAGCGTCAGCTACGTCCAAACTCTGTCCTTCCTAAATGTGAAGTGGCTGCAGTTGCACGTATGTTGCCATACGCTTAA